Genomic segment of Saccharomycodes ludwigii strain NBRC 1722 chromosome VI, whole genome shotgun sequence:
TTCTCGAtatgaaaatgatataaatttaacattgtgaaaattttcattttatctGTTAATTGAATGGAAATATTGCTAAAATTTGCACCGTAATACCACTCAGCATATCTAAGATTAGTTTCCAAATAAGGAACCATTTCTGCCAaactttcaaaatatttttgttgcaGGGAAGAAGAGGCGCTATCGTTGTCAAAGGGTTTAGACAAAACACTGTAGGAAATAGAATAATATGTGAATAATAAGATAAATGATACCTCCACCAAACTATAGATATACTGCTTGGAAATTTCTGTTTTCCCAGCTTTTCTTATGCAATCCGGATGTCTCTTGATGTTTGGGGTATCTGGTAAAGTTGCATCATCTTTAATGTCTTTATGGTCCAAAGTTGTTAGGAATGCTTTGATATTACCGTATGAATGGAATAAGCCCTCAGGGAATATTTTatagtaaataaaatttgtatCAAATCTGGCACATGTGTATAAACATGTATCAATATCAATAGGGACAAATAGTTCAGTGACTGGGACAGTAATCAAATTGTCCAAAGTATTTGTATCTAACGTCTTATAGAACGTATGTTCCCTTAGGGAGTTCATTGCTTTGTTCTTAACTTTCTGGAGCTTATTAGATACAGAAAACAACTTGGTTACAGTAAATATCCCACCAAAATAACTTGTGTTATCAGAATAGGGGGTTTTATGGGCTACGTTATTCACAAAGATGGAAAATTCTCCATTGTCCTTGTCAAATAGATCTGGATCGATACTTTCTGTTTTCACCTTTTTGTTTGTCTTATCTATATAGTCTGCATAATCGttgttttttgaaaaaaaggatgAACTCggtcttttattattatctgaatttatttttttttgtagatTCTCTAGTTCCCTTAATCTATTTCTAACAAATTGCAATTCTTCGTTTAGACTATCCTGTTGCAGATAAGACACCTCGCATGTATCAAAAATGGCAGGATTAATAGCAAAATCTGggtgattattattattctgcTGATTATACTTACTATAAACAGTGTTATAAGTGATATTAGAAAACGAACCTGTAGCAGCTCCAGTAGGGGTGGTGGCAGTAGTAGTAGAATTGTTGTAATTAACATTGGAGGACACGCCAGCAATATTTGAACTCAAAGAAGCGGCCATTCTTTCGTAATAAGCTTGAGTGGCAGGATTGATTGGGGTTGTATTTGTACCTAGTAGGTTGTTGGCAGCGGAAACATTTAGAAGGTCATTTTGTCTAAAGggttgattttttttagaatttgGATGTGTACCTGCTGGTGCTGGTAGAACGGATCCATCATCCTTTAAGATAAACGCACCTGGGGTTTCTGGGTAAAAACAATCGGTCTTTCCATATTTCACACAGTTCCCACACATAGGCCTGGCTCTATCACAcccaatttttctttttctgcATTGAGCACACGCTGGagttctctttttcttagGAATATCAGGAGAATACTTCTTTAccattttcatcttttctttctttctttctttttttttttttttttttctttctctgtttaatttatttacgctatttgtttttgctTTTGATATGATTTACGTTAATACCCACTCactttataattttttagcGAGAAGCGTTTATTAGCTTatcctttaattttttttttttttttttttttctggcGTTCGCTATGTGTCAAAGgccttttttccttttttcctttatgACTAGAATGTTTGACCTTagttataataacaacaatgataCAATTGATAATGGTGAtggtattgttgttgtaaagtttgttgtttatttcaaaaggaaatgttaaaaaatatatcttaataaataaaataaaaaaaaaaaattttttttttaaattatttttttttctaaattttgTTGGACATAATTTTTAAGTTTGGAAAAGTGGCTGTGGTGTGTGGGTGTAATTGGTTTCCATAAGCAGTAATTCGAATAACAAGTTGCACACAGAAAACACGTACAAGAAATTCCttatactatttttattttttacttttctgttttttaagtattataaataaaattaacaaagGAAAATATGAGTTAATTGCTTATTAATCTCTgatacaataaataaaaaaaaaaaaatatgtttttttttgttcattaTATGCTTGAACGGAAATATAACTAGGCTTACTCCAGTAAACATACACACATATCATAATTCATCTTGAACAACAGCAGTAGTAGCTGTTTCCTTGTTTTCACTAGTTTCCTTGTTTTCACTGGTTTCCTTGTTTTCACTAgtttcctttttcaattcGCCAGATTTACTAATCCAAATCTTTGTTTTTGGCTTGTCACTTCTATCTCTTGGAACATTTTCAATATAAGAAACAACATCCATACCATCAATAACTTGTCCAAAAACAACGTGTTTACCATTCAACCATGGTGTGCTAACGGTAGTCAAGAAAAATTGAGACCCGTTGGTATCTCTACCTCTGTTAGCCATACTTAATCTGCCTGGTCTATCATGcttaataatgaaattcTCATCAGCAAAAGTTGGCCCATAAATAGATTTACCACCAATACCAGAATGGTGAGTGAAATCGCCACCTTGGATCATGAATTGGGGAATAACTCTATGGAAGGTACTGTTTATGTAACCTAAGGTTGGATCTTCTGAAATTGCCAATTGAAGGAAATTCTCAGCTGTTTTTGAAGTTGTATTACCAAACAAACCAATGGTTATTCTACCAATGTGTTTATCCTCACCTTCAGTGAtgtcaaaaaaaactgtGTTTGTAATCTCTGGATCTTCGGATAATTTAGGAGCTGCATTGATAAATCTACCAAAAAGAACCAATGCTACGGTtagtaacaaaataataggGTTGATAGGAATAATCATATTGGGATTtctgttgttattatttttctttatttttgagTTGATGGTTTCAAGTTTATTAGTCCGATTTGAAAACAAAGacttatttaaataaaattaaacctttttttttcttttttaaccttaataaaaaaaaaacagtaatgataataacaacaagaagaaagtgaaaaagaaagaaaaaaaaaaaaaaaaaaaaaaaattatatatatatatatatataatatatatgcGTCAGGGTAAGCATCTAACCGCGCCTTTAGTCATTAActgaaaaataacaaactgtttcaaatacaaaaattgccactcaaattaaaaaaaaaaaaaaaaaaaaaaagtctgCTATAAAACAAGAACACAAAGTACCATTTTGCCTTTCTAATTCTTTCACGATAATCATTTAAAAGCTGTTTATCCATATTATACTCGAAATAACGACAATATTCATCAATGAACAATTCCATGGAAACCTCTTTGTTATATGTACACAGGTTGACTTTTTATACTACTTAGAAGCAACTTATCTGTAACTTCTTGAGTTAATAGGTCTTTCGTACTAGTTCCAATGCCACCTGCACTCCCTCCTACACTATTATTACCCATATTATTAACGGAATTAGCTGTAGGGGCTCCAAGCAAGGTATTAGGACCAGTGCTAGGGGCAACACTGGAGATGCTGCCGCTGTTGACGCTGCCGGTGCTTGTAGTGTTTATACCAGAACGTAATTGTAGTTGCTGGCTgctgttgttattactCAATTGGTTTTGtactttaataaatttaaaacctTGTGCTGGTGTGAACCCATTTCTTAGGATACTCAATTTATTCAATGCGTTACTTAAATGATAATTTGTACTTAATAGCCtactatttaaaattttcccCAACTGAGGTGCCATGTATACATTTGcaccaataatataataatcttgTAAAACAGTGAATTCAAAACTCGTTTTAGTGCGTAGAGTAGAGGATGAATTggtaattttttcctttgatTGTTTACGAATAACCCAAAAATCAGGCTCTCTAACAAACCATAAAACATATTCAATTCcgttatttaattttctaaaCTCTCTTTCTATAAAACTGTGAGATGGGTATGTTTGTAAAATGAATTGTCTGTTTAAAGGGTATTCTTCTAATGGTAAAGCGTCTACACCATCCTTGTTTCTACTAGAAATTTccatattattttctatattaGCATTTGAAAATTGCTGTTGCATTTTGATTAACTGATTATTAGATGTCTTGATAAAAAATGGGGATTCGGCAAAATAATCTAATACGTTATCTGTTCTTAACCCAAAGGTTTGGATCCATTCTGGTGATTTCCATTGTAATTCGTCTAAGCAAACGTGTTGTTGTTCTGTGGACATTGTGTGTTATGCTTTTTGATCTTTATCCAGTAAACAAAATTctccttttatttattgtggCATGAAAAGCTTAttagattaaaaaaaacaatgcTTTGGGggacaaaaaaatgcatatatatttatattatataaataaaatattgctCTAGTTGGAAATATAGATGAAATACCGAGAACAACTTTGTCCTTTTTACGGAtttgaaactttttttttttttttttttttttttttttttttttatttaaatggaaatttcaattatttataagaatataacaaaataaagaaacGTTTGGaagggttttttttatttaacttGAACCATTCCATTGAATtgaatcttttttcttttttttttttttttaaattctcTATATACCATTCTAATACTACAAACTATACCCCCcccaaataaaaaaaaaaacaaaaacaaatatgaGTATGTTTTGTAGACGTGGTTTCCATACTTCACCAATAttcaataaaactttttcatcCGTTAGTACTAAACTAGCATCGTACAAACCCATTCCTAAACCAACAAAGGAAATTGCAGATATTCCCacctttttaaaaaaaataggcCGTGGTTGTCAAGAATTTGAACCCatttatgaaaataaatggGAAAACTTATTTACCTTTAATACAAAAGttttgaaagaaaagggTGTTTCTATCCAACAAAGGAAATATATTGCTTCTCAATTGGAAAGATTTAGAAAGTCCCATACCgttaatgaaattaaattgGGTAagaaatctttttttggtaGTGAAAGACATAGAGCCGAAAATATTGCCAAATGGAGAATTGaacaaagaaataaaaataagtgaattaataataaaaaagtagttttatcttttaccaaaaaaaaaaaaaaaaaaaaaaaaaatcagcAGTTCATATTTCATGTAAATATACagaattatatataaatctaataaaaatagttgTTCAATAATCATTCAATTCTGGGTGTTCTTCTAAAAAAGATTCCAAACTATTTCCCAATTCCAACGCCTCTTTATACATTTCTTCTTCAGATCGAGGTACTCTTGGTGAGTCATAATTTTCAACAATACcgtgtttttttcttccattTCTTCCATCGGCGTTTACATAACACTCTCTCCTAGCATTCCATGCATCTAATTTATCGTAAATCTTATCTCCaatattattcaatttataACGTGGTATAATGTGTGTATGTAAATGTGGTATACTTTGACCCGCTTCAGGGCCATCTTGTATAGCAATGTTTAAAGAATCTGCCTTATAATACCATTTAATAAACCTATGAATTATCTGTAATGTTCTGAAATAATCTGTTGATTCTTTGGGTGATAAGTCgcttatatttaaaatattggtATTCAAAGGCACTATTAACACGTGGCCAGGAACTAAAGGTTTTAAATTTACCAAAGCGTATGTATATTTACTCTTATAAAAAACTTGTTTGGTAACTAAAAGCTTACTGAAATAGATGTTATTCATAGTTGGTGTGGTTAGAGTCATTAGATATAGCTGTTTTGAAGGTATTGGTGTTACTGTATTACCTTGACAATAGTTTAATTGAAAACTTTTACTCATTTTTAGGTAATAATCAGcggaaagaaaaaaatatgttagacaaagttaaataaaagattgaaTACTCTCTTCCAAAAATAAGGCgtgcttttttatttaaaaaaaataaaaaataaaaaaaaataagaaataaaaaatacaaaaataagaaataagaaatgcaaaaataaaaaaaaaaaacccttTTTCAATACCATAATCGACTcttaaacaaatatatgtTTAAAAGCTCCCGATTCAATATCTTACAAATTTTCACTTGGATATCTTTCTCTTTGATACTTAGCAAGTATCCAAAGaactatatatatgtaaagaATACTTAGCTGCTATTCAAATGCgattgaaaaaaacaaaaaaaaaaaaaaaaaaaaaaaaaaaaaaaaaaaagacaatttaaaactttttaaaaaaaacatcgGATCAgaccaaataataaaattgtctGCCTGTAAAAATGAATGACAGATACATTTACACTAATATGTTATATACATATGGCCTCCTTGATCCTCTAAAACATTTAACAAATCTTCCACATCATCGCTATTCATGTCCCAGCCCAATTTGCAAGATAcatataaatttttcaaacaaGGTATTCTATTCTCCATAATAGCGACTGTTAAATCATCTGGGTGTATTTTAAAAGCCTGTCCCAACGATCCGCTGCACTGTAAGTAGATTGTTTCTAAACATGGAATAATAGTATCTTCATCTTGAAAAAGCCACTTGGAACAATAATCAACCACTATTTGTACTGTTTTCAATCTTGAACCAGTGTATTTAAACATAAAGTCGAGCGAATTTGCCTGTAATGAGGGCATTggatattgaaaaattaacgTTTCCAAATTATCCCCTATTTGcgataatattttatatatagatagTTCATTCAATAAGGGGCAATAAGCTAGTTCCAATTTTTGTAAACTTCTCGGGAAATCACAATTCATTATAAAATCATTGGTTACACTGCCacttaattttaaatattttacatTTCTAGGCCATATGTTGCCGTTGTTCTGAgacaacaaaattaaatcacAGTTTATACTACATCTGGGGAAAAacaattcttttaaatgttCAAACCCAATAATTGCTTGAAATAGTTTATCTAAATCAACAGTTTCCGAAACTAAACTGAGGTCTAACCTTTGTAAATTATGACACGACTTTAAAGATATCAACGGAGCATATCCGAAACTAGTTTGTGGTGCTATAAACTCTgttaaacttttattacATCGTCTTAATAGTTTTGAAACAAAGGAGTTTCTGCCAGATTGAACAATCGTGGATAAATCTAATTTCAAAACCAACTCGTTTAATTTAATGGATTTATCTCCTAATGCAGGTGTTTTCTTATTAATGTCCATGGTAAccataaatttattgaaatttttcGAATTTAAGTACGGAGAACTATACAAAATTGGTAAATACATAATATACCACTCTTTACAGACATAAAGGAATTTAGGATCTAACCCTTTTTCAGAATCCGAAGAATCTTCATTATTTGGTGAATGTTTTGTTGTAGCatatagtattattttataatatagtTCATTGGGAAGAAAAGAGCGTTGAAAATGGATGTTTCTTATGCCatgattattttccttggtattttcttttgcttGTTTTTGGTCGATGGTTAAAGTATTTGTattcagttttttttttttttcattttgttcTTATAGCTTTTCCCCTTATAACTCGAAGAAGGTCTATCTTCTGTTCCATCTATATAAGTTTCTTCTTGATCACTGTGATAGTATTTATTTCCTTCATCTTCATATTCATCATCAGAGGTTTGAAATTTTCCATAAGCCGTAGTAACATAACCAATACCTCCTACGTACTTTCTATACGGAGCCTTGGCTTTCTTTGGTCTACTTTTGTTAGCCATCTTCTAgtgtattattaaataaaaaaggaaagaaagaaaaaaaaggaaaagaaaagaaaagaaaagaaaaagtaaagGTGGTTTGATTTGTCAGTTTCTTTGTTATATGATTGGTACATAATGTGTTGATAAAATTTCATTAATGACTATACAAACcgataatcaaaaaaaaaaaaaaaaaaaaaaaaaaaaaagaatttgattttttttgtataaaaaaaaagggaataaattaataatgataatacaacctttgtaaaaaaaatcgcACTAAACCATACACCACATTGTTTTAAAgcgaaataaataaataaatgaataaatcAATATGATAACTTTATCTATcaattgttaataataaaaaaagaactaatgaattaaaatattaaaacatatatattattattttgctaATGACTacgataatattaatacgGGATTTTTTGTTCCATTCATTTCACAGCTTTCCGAAAACCAAGCTTTTGTCTTCtctcttaaaaaaaaaaaaaaaaaaaaaaaaaaaaacattccTAAATTCTTATAATtacaatattaaaatcaaaatataagATTATTTGAAACTTTTCCCTTCAATActttaaaacaaatcttCGGTATTCTCCAAAATAGAACCCACATTGAAAATactgaaaatattaaaatataataatttatcttGAAATATAACTTGAAAAATCTATAAAGTGGTAAAcctaaaaatgtttttttggGCTCCAATAACGCAGTTTCATTGCTAACATTCGTAGTAGTTATTGGAGGCAGGTGTGGTCCATTTATTCTTGTAAACACAGGATTTTCTGGTAAAATAAGATCACTCTTTTTATAATCGGTTTTTTCTAAACTTGCATTTTTACCTTTAGTATTTGCATATTTAGTTGggaaaaaaactttgttgTAACTATCAGCCTTATATTTCCTAACATTCTGAcctaaattttttttttccttgttttttgtttcaacattataataaatgatGGGGAACATAAGTTCACTGTACCGCttcatataaataaacatagTACTTAGAATAAAGATCCTATTAAAAACTAAGCTGCCGAAAAAAGTGTGCTGGAAAATATACGTTTCGGAAgctaacaacaataaaagaataaaaggTATTGAATTGAAAATGAGGAAATTAGATAATTTAATGACTTTCATATGATTGCTTACAATTTCTAAGATATGAGCATTTAGAGTATaatctaaaaatttatacGTGAtcaaaattgtaaaaaCCTCATTCAGTAacatttcaaaattttgcAAATTGGAGGAAATTAAATAGTAATAGGTCAATCTTATGATCGGTAAAAGGCACACGCTTATATAAAACGGGTTATAGTTGAAAAAGGTAAAAGTTTTCTCTAAAATAACATTGCAATACAGCAGAATCTTCATGAAAATATTGCTgcttgttgtttttttggaCTTGATGTTTGAagtttttttagtattattcTTTGCAGTGGTTTCGCGTTTTGTAGAGGTAGTTTCCAATACATTATGAATTAAAGATATCgatttatctatttttttggtcatTTCACTATTTCTATTCaaagaatttttaattatgtCGTCAATGtatttttcatcattaGAAAAATCTCCTAGAAGCTGTGTGCGTGCATCAATAGCATCTCTCCCTACTTGAAGTTTTTCATTTCCTTCAATAGTCTTtatgaattttttgtttaaatttatgTTATTCCTCCCCTGTTTATCgttttcattttccttGTTACTAATAAAGGGTGTGAATATACTTGTGGGTGGTGTAAGGTTGTTATTAACTTTACATCCCCTAGACTCTCCATTAACCTGATagttattttcattttcatcgtTATTCTTCTCCAGATGAGTAAAATATAGACTTCCTAGTGAGATATTTGATGAAGCAGTACTTACACTAGGAAGGAATGATTCTTGGGCTATAGGTGGGGAAAATGggtttttattgttattttgtttagaATAATTTAACTTagcattattgttatcgTTGTCTGGAAGGTTACTATTAGTTTTGCTAGTGATTTTATGATTATtggatttaaaataaaaactagGAGATAAAGAATCAAAATTCAAATCGAAAAAGTCATCAGATTtataatcatcatcatcattgttatttttctggtccctttttttatttttaaaaaatgcaGAGCTATGCTCACTCTTTTGTTGTTCATTATTTGTAGGCATGTTATTTCTGTACAGATCTAAAAGATCATCCAAAGATGTATTGCTTTTAGCTTCATACATCACTTAATCaggaggaaaaaaaaaaaaaaaaaaaaaaaaggcaagTAACTAAATACCTTTAgtagtaatttttttttcttttttattgatctgtgattataaaataaataaagtttttggACTTTCCTTTTCAGTGTATAAGATAAAAGTAATATAGATAATGACAGTTTTTGTggataacaaaaacaaaataatgagAGTTATGATAGTcttaattattaaaaatgttttccTTTGATATATCAAATCAATTACGCCGCAAACACGAAatattttcccttttcGGAGATAAAAAAACGATAGCCGCcaagtttattattattatggcTAAAGTTTTCGTGTGTGTTGTGGAATGTAAAATTAACGCCGttaactttttaatttgactgagagagaaaaaagaagaactTATTGGTAACCCGGActtaattataatttatttgttttttttctttctttttctctctctgTTTTGAACAAGCTGTCTAGTACTGAATTtgtttggaaaaaaaatatataaatcataATTTATACaacttttgttattattattaaaccaATTTGTTCTCATATACCTTATCGGACTATTAACATACATCTTAGATCATATTACTCATACAATTAGATCAAAGGgagaataaaaaggaaaaaaatgaccCATACTGCCATTGCAGATACTGAGAAAAATGAGAACACTGATGACAGTATCAAACAGTTTTATCATCAGGGGAAATCCATGccatatttttcaataactgAATGGCAAAAATTTCAATGTTTAAAAACCTCATGGgttaaaaactttattatattgttgttttcaaGTTTTTTAGCTATAGCAAATTACCAAAGATTATTACCGTTAATCTACCTAATTCAATCTTCAAACAGCAGCACCGCTCACTTTGCTGGCAAGGACCAAATTTTAAGACCAGAGGAAAAAATACTTCACCAAATAGGATTAATCAAGGAAGGTGTCTTCcatttgaattttattCCACCTCTAGGCTTTAccattttttcaatattggGCAGAGTAGATCCAAGCGAGTTATCTAGCTTGGCAACATTGGTCAGGTTGAGATGgataaatttgattttttcttcGGCAACCGTATTTGTAATCTCTTTAACTTTGATGCTTGTTCATAATGTTAATGcgattattactattggtCTAATTACTTTGTTGACCAAAACTCCAATTTTCATCCAAGAATCCTGCAATATATCTTTAGAAATGTTAGAAATCTTAAGCATTTCACTTgttcttttcaattttggCTGTTATAGGAAATTTGGCAATTCAATGGCTTGGATTTTAACATGCGTTTTTCTTGGCTTCAGCATTtcaatcaaaaatattggttGGATGACATATTTGTTGGTTGGATTTGTATATCTGTATGACTTTTCCGTTTCGTATATGGGTGACATAAAGATTTCCAACAAGTGTTTGTTTGGGTACCATTTGGTTTGTAAGACTGTTACCATCATAGCGATACCGTTATCCATTTTATTGGGcagttattattatttatttaccaCAAGTTTTAATGTCTTGAATGTCCCTGATTTCCAATTAATGACTCCACAATTTCAACAAACATTATTGTTGTCTTCTAATGTTATCAATGAGAGGAAAGCCGTTCCGgattatattaattttttggacACTGTATTGATTAGACATGTCAATTCATTAGGTGGCCATTTACATTCTCATAATTTTACATACAGATCGGGTTCCCATGAGCAACAAGTTACCCTATATGATTTTGAAGACGGAAATAATGAGTGGGTGATTGAGCCAGCATCTGACATCTTAAAGAAAAGGGTATACGCTGATGGAGAAATAGTTTCCGTTCGTAGAAATGACAAAGTTTATTTAAGACATAAAATCACTGGCAAATATTTGTATCTTTCACCAGATCATAAAC
This window contains:
- a CDS encoding Zn(II)2Cys6 transcription factor domain-containing protein (similar to Saccharomyces cerevisiae YDR303C | RSC3 | Remodel the Structure of Chromatin (paralog of YHR056C | RSC30)); its protein translation is MKMVKKYSPDIPKKKRTPACAQCRKRKIGCDRARPMCGNCVKYGKTDCFYPETPGAFILKDDGSVLPAPAGTHPNSKKNQPFRQNDLLNVSAANNLLGTNTTPINPATQAYYERMAASLSSNIAGVSSNVNYNNSTTTATTPTGAATGSFSNITYNTVYSKYNQQNNNNHPDFAINPAIFDTCEVSYLQQDSLNEELQFVRNRLRELENLQKKINSDNNKRPSSSFFSKNNDYADYIDKTNKKVKTESIDPDLFDKDNGEFSIFVNNVAHKTPYSDNTSYFGGIFTVTKLFSVSNKLQKVKNKAMNSLREHTFYKTLDTNTLDNLITVPVTELFVPIDIDTCLYTCARFDTNFIYYKIFPEGLFHSYGNIKAFLTTLDHKDIKDDATLPDTPNIKRHPDCIRKAGKTEISKQYIYSLVEVSFILLFTYYSISYSVLSKPFDNDSASSSLQQKYFESLAEMVPYLETNLRYAEWYYGANFSNISIQLTDKMKIFTMLNLYHFHIEKQEFFSNADFCCAIDISDNYNGKMPADLTKYVIKQHFMRNFLFGYAPFSFGSEDHSGSVDNGFSFIEEKDKMIHNSIYNIQQNKIKYSLKQIEEFIKDWDIFKSGDPLPVSNGTNDNNGTDKIANNVLNGISTGRNNDTDNNRFIAPAEVHKVLDKTISELLYHNMMVYMKTYYIFNALQSQQQNSSEEEERIRTQNDQLYQDFFQTVLQAVVVVFKNLSRLELASYQLFYSGICFNILSAACCAIFTLYEYNPIKLRILLCKILFLLNDLTSNLKVKTPFINEVSTLLKLFLSNTKKGEEEEKKSDITDEDVKKKPVSRQFSKKVLEKLDELSNTIINDERFDPSKEEELTIDESNFPYICNMFK
- the CPR5 gene encoding peptidylprolyl isomerase family protein CPR5 (similar to Saccharomyces cerevisiae YDR304C | CPR5 | Cyclosporin-sensitive Proline Rotamase (paralog of YHR057C | CPR2)), translated to MIIPINPIILLLTVALVLFGRFINAAPKLSEDPEITNTVFFDITEGEDKHIGRITIGLFGNTTSKTAENFLQLAISEDPTLGYINSTFHRVIPQFMIQGGDFTHHSGIGGKSIYGPTFADENFIIKHDRPGRLSMANRGRDTNGSQFFLTTVSTPWLNGKHVVFGQVIDGMDVVSYIENVPRDRSDKPKTKIWISKSGELKKETSENKETSENKETSENKETATTAVVQDEL
- the MED6 gene encoding mediator complex subunit MED6 (similar to Saccharomyces cerevisiae YHR058C | MED6 | MEDiator complex) yields the protein MSTEQQHVCLDELQWKSPEWIQTFGLRTDNVLDYFAESPFFIKTSNNQLIKMQQQFSNANIENNMEISSRNKDGVDALPLEEYPLNRQFILQTYPSHSFIEREFRKLNNGIEYVLWFVREPDFWVIRKQSKEKITNSSSTLRTKTSFEFTVLQDYYIIGANVYMAPQLGKILNSRLLSTNYHLSNALNKLSILRNGFTPAQGFKFIKVQNQLSNNNSSQQLQLRSGINTTSTGSVNSGSISSVAPSTGPNTLLGAPTANSVNNMGNNSVGGSAGGIGTSTKDLLTQEVTDKLLLSSIKSQPVYI
- the FYV4 gene encoding mitochondrial 37S ribosomal protein mS41 (similar to Saccharomyces cerevisiae YHR059W | FYV4 | Function required for Yeast Viability) yields the protein MSMFCRRGFHTSPIFNKTFSSVSTKLASYKPIPKPTKEIADIPTFLKKIGRGCQEFEPIYENKWENLFTFNTKVLKEKGVSIQQRKYIASQLERFRKSHTVNEIKLGKKSFFGSERHRAENIAKWRIEQRNKNK
- the HNT2 gene encoding bis(5'-adenosyl)-triphosphatase (similar to Saccharomyces cerevisiae YDR305C | HNT2 | Histidine triad NucleoTide-binding) produces the protein MSKSFQLNYCQGNTVTPIPSKQLYLMTLTTPTMNNIYFSKLLVTKQVFYKSKYTYALVNLKPLVPGHVLIVPLNTNILNISDLSPKESTDYFRTLQIIHRFIKWYYKADSLNIAIQDGPEAGQSIPHLHTHIIPRYKLNNIGDKIYDKLDAWNARRECYVNADGRNGRKKHGIVENYDSPRVPRSEEEMYKEALELGNSLESFLEEHPELNDY
- the PFU1 gene encoding Pfu1p (similar to Saccharomyces cerevisiae YDR306C | F-box protein of unknown function) — encoded protein: MANKSRPKKAKAPYRKYVGGIGYVTTAYGKFQTSDDEYEDEGNKYYHSDQEETYIDGTEDRPSSNSSDSEKGLDPKFLYVCKEWYIMYLPILYSSPYLNSKNFNKFMVTMDINKKTPALGDKSIKLNELVLKLDLSTIVQSGRNSFVSKLLRRCNKSLTEFIAPQTSFGYAPLISLKSCHNLQRLDLSLVSETVDLDKLFQAIIGFEHLKELFFPRCSINCDLILLSQNNGNIWPRNVKYLKLSGSVTNDFIMNCDFPRSLQKLELAYCPLLNELSIYKILSQIGDNLETLIFQYPMPSLQANSLDFMFKYTGSRLKTVQIVVDYCSKWLFQDEDTIIPCLETIYLQCSGSLGQAFKIHPDDLTVAIMENRIPCLKNLYVSCKLGWDMNSDDVEDLLNVLEDQGGHMYITY